A region of Theileria annulata chromosome 2, complete sequence, *** SEQUENCING IN PROGRESS *** DNA encodes the following proteins:
- a CDS encoding Tpr-related protein family member, putative (1 probable transmembrane helix predicted for TA15080 by TMHMM2.0 at aa 148-167) — translation MYLDIVINAGTLSSEASSLASKLGTADQATQTAITAAKKLVEALQKAASKAGPSDKGLKELLGDLSTASDDVVAKAKGVLAKYKEVESAYDAVKADNTANTKNEFNQVQTAFNELQKATYEGTDPNKNEAKPEDRRSKFYWIIVPSMVTQWLNFLTYVILLIVYVIGW, via the exons atgtacTTAGATATTGTTATTAAT GCCGGTACACTATCTAGTGAAGCCAGCTCACTAGCCAGTAAACTAGGTACTGCTGATCAAGCTACTCAAACTGCTATTACTGCCGCTAAAAAACTTGTCGAAGCCCTGCAAAAAGCCGCTAGTAAAGCTGGTCCTAGTGATAAGGGTCTTAAAGAGTTACTCGGAGATCTTAGTACTGCTTCTGATGATGTAGTTGCTAAGGCCAAAGGTGTCCTCGCAAAATACAAAGAGGTAGAGAGTGCATACGACGCTGTGAAGGCAGATAACACTGCTAATAccaaaaatgaatttaaccAAGTTCAAACTGCATTCAATGAACTTCAGAAAGCAACATACGAAGGCACCGACCCCAACAAAAACGAAGCCAAACCCGAAGACAGACGCTCTAAGTTCTATTGGATCATAGTTCCTTCCATGGTTACTCAGTGGTTAAATTTTCTCACCTATGTAATCCTATTGATTGTATATGTTATTGGGTGGTGA
- a CDS encoding phosphatidylinositol/phosphatidylcholine transfer protein, putative (chr2.cand.426 - phosphatidylinositol/phosphatidylcholine transfer protein), whose amino-acid sequence MVSFSLRNSKNKNAATQLTPNELIGFVYALESDQKIMLKEVKLRFLEETSENTDLFDDLFFVKFLRARQFDLNKTVIMLNKYFAWRKQVNLTKVLKMNLTNIRDTLKMYYPHAFHGIDKLGRPINIERMGQSDITKLINVINHEHLTFYYIQRFEYLIHIVLPSCSLFCNKNVEQILTLVDLKGFQMNQINSKFRCFLSAMSSLTQNYYPETLGKLIFVNASPVFTAIWSVISTLVDKKTLSKISVVSAKTDLKSKILEIVDEDQLPQFLGGTRSDENWCTTPFGPWNDESILHKLKQRTYIQEDLYNLEYL is encoded by the exons atggTCAGTTTCAGCCTTAGAAACTCCAAAAACAAAAACGCAGCTACACAACTG ACACCTAATGAGCTGATTGGGTTTGTATATGCCCTGGAAAGTGATCAGAAGATCATGTTAAAGGAAGTGAAGCTGAGGTTTCTAGAAGAAACTAGCGAAAACACAGATTTATTTGATGATTTATTCTTTGTcaa attCTTGAGGGCAAGACagtttgatttaaataaaaccgtaataatgttaaataaGTATTTTGCATGGAGAAAACAAGTAAATTTAACTAAAGTTCTAAAG atGAACCTGACGAATATAAGGGAtacattaaaaatgtattatcCTCACGCATTTCATGGAATAGACAAACTTGGAAGACCAATTAATATCGAAAGAATGGGACAATCAGATATTACTAAATTAATCAACGTCATCAATCATGAacatttaacattttattatatacaaagATTCGAATATT TGATACATATCGTATTACCGTCTTGTTCATTATTTTGTAACAAGAATGTGGAACAGATATTGACATTGGTGGATTTGAAAGGTTTTCAGATGAATCAAATAAACTCAAAGTTCCGTTGTTTCTTATCAGCAATGTCAAGTCTTACCCAAAATTATTACCCGGAAACTCTGGGAAagttaatatttgttaatgCCTCACCCGTGTTCACAGCCATCTGGTCCGTTATTTCCACACTAGTGGATAAAAAAACACTCTCAAAAATTAGCGTTGTCTCTGCTAAAACtgatttaaaatctaaaatCTTGGAAATCGTAGATGAAGATCAATTACCACAATTCTTAG GTGGTACGAGAAGTGATGAAAATTGGTGTACAACACCATTTGGGCCATGGAATGATGAATCAATattacataaattaaaacaaagAACATACATACAAGAagatttatacaatttagAATATctctaa
- a CDS encoding uncharacterized protein (very hypothetical protein, but gene in this region somewhere): MNYKSLAPKRLIKKFCCWHFTRKAHDSLQSSECSDLLRITTGRFLSRPERQPGKFKSSPLYHTYHISALKSGAYTISQIYT, translated from the coding sequence ATGAATTATAAATCGTTGGCGCCTAAACGCcttataaaaaaattttgcTGTTGGCACTTTACAAGGAAAGCCCATGATTCATTACAGTCGTCTGAGTGCAGTGACCTGCTCCGAATCACGACAGGGCGATTCTTGAGCCGCCCCGAGCGCCAGCCAGGTAAGTTTAAATCGTCACCACTATATCATACCTACCACATCTCAGCACTCAAATCGGGTGCTTACACCATCTCTCAAATTTACACTTAA
- a CDS encoding Tpr-related protein family member, putative (chr2.cand.427 - score = 63.23;~2 probable transmembrane helices predicted for TA15085 by TMHMM2.0 at aa 785-807 and 843-862): MEQAYNYTQDITVVRARGLKNKAEDIQEKSGTLKTTATDQSTTELSTIKSNDIKGQTEKGEQLTDKANQLKGAANILYSAANTLATTQDSNLTALKTDAQKLRDAAKKEPTNNNDLYKAANELATGSIGLEQKATNVIDKFDDVTTKYKTLMAAATGLTLTSDQKQLVKAVDDAYNQLKGIYDGMLNLTKLKNNATALKEAAKSLPALEGPATQLESNVTNLRDGTGSGTDYDRAQTVKSQYEKVVTEFNALPDKTSAQTQFWALKVIDVGNNENAAKVLKAKAGAPTDANKLRKLAEALYEAAAALRGVAGNVDGGAAQALANAVGAGESGGSFREKLKELHEALPGADLTDKAKAVKDHYKIVKEKFEAVVKQNTANEYTSYEALYQEVVQAWTAFDKVYNADLQQLAKDLKNQVGTKEGSNIGDQKMWYHAHQLHGKADTLSRQVSGRPDLTGPLEDLKNAIGTNEEAFGTLQQSLNELKGSAAVQDLKSKSIDVINAYTNVKYAFVEVKNLESKYIDALKADGSNQQLYTNVGDEFNNLKTKYDGAISGKDPYFWKKWIIKYQSIVCQWLNFLTYVLLWIVYDSGTGTDPGPKGCEGQATASTETPQTINSVKLALTPASSEITHTITINPGGTDGELTYKSDPITLGSGNGTLTINLPGGEIKLKDLTINSNTLTINNTGSKVSVTKGDEKINLQSANLTSSGNQLTITKQDTNGQDEATITSSDGTSVALDYKNGTGSITIDGNAISDLRKYEPKYSPQYYDTSVYAFKKWTDYDAGKFYLFLSILIVIKITLAAIFICSLHYRDSSISLAIVNQPKMSTFLSILFYMCHESQWDQVTLFMVAVRLSLLYLYFPLVTEQLYQYLYGSL, encoded by the exons ATGGAGCAAGCATATAATTACACTCAAGATATTACTGTAGTTCGTGCCAGAGGACTCAAAAATAAAGCAGAAGATATACAAGAGAAGTCCGGAACACTTAAAACAACTGCTACTGATCAATCTACCACTGAACTTAGTACCATTAAGTCTAATGATATCAAAGGCCAGACTGAAAAAGGTGAACAACTCACTGATAAAGCCAACCAACTAAAGGGTGCGGCCAACATACTTTACAGTGCAGCCAACACACTAGCTACTACTCAGGATAGTAATCTTACTGCACTTAAAACAGATGCCCAAAAACTTAGGGATGCAGCCAAGAAAGAGCCTACCAATAATAACGACCTATACAAGGCTGCAAATGAACTAGCTACTGGTAGTATTGGTCTTGAACAAAAGGCCACCAATGTCATAGATAAGTTTGACGATGTCACCACTAAATACAAAACACTAATGGCTGCAGCAACGGGACTCACACTAACTTCAGACCAAAAACAACTCGTCAAAGCTGTTGATGATGCCTACAATCAACTGAAGGGTATCTATGATGGGATGTTAAACCTTACCAAACTAAAGAATAACGCCACGGCACTTAAAGAGGCTGCTAAGAGTCTTCCTGCACTTGAAGGTCCAGCCACTCAACTAGAATCGAATGTCACAAATCTACGTGATGGTACTGGTTCTGGTACTGATTATGACAGGGCCCAAACTGTTAAATCACAGTACGAAAAGGTGGTTACAGAATTCAACGCACTACCTGATAAGACTAGTGCTCAGACTCAGTTCTGGGCTCTCAAGG TTATTGATGTTGGTAATAATGAGAATGCTGCCAAAGTACTCAAGGCTAAGGCTGGTGCTCCAACAGATGCTAATAAACTCCGAAAACTAGCAGAAGCACTCTATGAAGCAGCAGCCGCACTTCGAGGTGTAGCTGGTAATGTTGATGGCGGTGCTGCCCAAGCTCTTGCCAATGCTGTCGGTGCTGGTGAATCAGGAGGTTCATTCCGCGAGAAACTCAAAGAACTTCATGAAGCTCTACCTGGTGCTGATCTAACTGATAAGGCCAAAGCTGTTAAAGATCATTACAAAATAGTCAAAGAGAAATTCGAAGCAGTTGTGAAACAAAATACAGCTAATGAATATACCAGTTATGAAGCTCTGTATCAAGAAGTTGTGCAGGCATGGACCGCTTTCGATAAAGTTTATAATGCTGATCTCCAACAACTTGCCAAAGATCTTAAAAACCAAGTTGGTACCAAAGAAGGTAGTAATATTGGTGATCAGAAGATGTGGTATCACGCCCACCAACTACATGGCAAAGCCGACACACTATCCAGGCAAGTATCTGGTCGACCTGATCTTACAGGACCTCTAGAAGATCTCAAGAATGCCATCGGAACCAATGAAGAGGCGTTTGGTACACTCCAACAGAGTCTCAATGAACTCAAAGGATCTGCTGCTGTTCAAGATCTGAAGAGTAAGTCCATCGACGTAATCAATGCCTACACAAATGTCAAATATGCCTTTGTGGAGGTCAAAAATCTTGAATCAAAATACATTGATGCTCTTAAAGCTGATGGTAGTAATCAACAGCTATATACCAATGTTGGAGATGAATTCAATAACCTTAAGACTAAATACGATGGTGCTATATCAGGCAAGGATCCTTATTTCTGGAAGAAGTGGATCATCAAATATCAGTCCATTGTTTGTCAGTGGTTAAATTTTCTCACCTATGTACTTCTCTGGATTGTATATGATTCAGGTACTGGTACTGATCCAGGACCCAAGGGTTGTGAAGGTCAAGCTACTGCTTCCACTGAGACTCCTCAGACTATCAATAGTGTTAAACTAGCGCTGACCCCTGCTAGTAGTGAAATTACCCATACAATAACCATCAATCCTGGTGGTACTGATGGTGAATTAACCTATAAAAGTGATCCTATAACTCTCGGTAGCGGTAATGGCACCCTAACCATAAATCTTCCTGGTGGTGAAATAAAACTCAAGGATCTAACCATCAATAGTAATACTCTGACCATCAACAATACTGGTTCTAAGGTATCTGTTACTAAAGGTGATGAGAAAATTAATCTCCAATCTGCTAACCTTACTAGCAGCGGCAACCAACTAACAATCACCAAACAAGATACTAATGGTCAAGATGAAGCAACCATCACTAGTTCTGATGGTACAAGTGTTGCTCTAGATTACAAGAACGGCACTGGTTCTATAACAATCGATGGTAATGCCATCAGTGACCTCAGGAAATACGAACCAAAGTATTCACCTCAATACTACGACACTAGTGTTTATGCTTTCAAGAAATGGACAGATTACGATGCTGGCAAGTTCTATCTTTTTCTTAGTATCCTTATAGTCATTAAGATCACTCTCGCAGCCATCTTCATTTGTTCACTTCATTATAGGGACTCCTCAATATCCCTTGCTATAGTTAATCAACCTAAGATGTCTACATTTCTATCTatcttattttatatgtgtcaTGAAAGTCAGTGGGATCAGGTGACATTATTTATGGTGGCAGTTAGACTATCACTGCTGTATCTGTACTTTCCATTGGTAACAGAACAACTTTATCAGTATCTATATGGTTCTTTATAA
- a CDS encoding Tpr-related protein family member, putative: protein MFRLLLEEHLTETRDYDIQGTAAPQTLKTKATEVQSAANTLQSAAQSAGAGAVNTAASTLATKAGELNTAANNISGGGLEALRVQAQALATAAGSSTNNKGLYAAANDLAGAPDVGKAIAVITAFKNVTAKYNDLSTHPTYKQNKPSQGSTPGEETPQGKVNAVETAWTHVKEHFQALCMALIKEFANQVATNATQLAGGTGNHDHATNVINCFDVVVRAYNELSNPDNMDMALEIQTQAASISSNAADSTTLSTPANHLNSAAETLSGEKTVANAQAFKNEYDAFKDIANSTIEITTVSSNNKNIEVTNLPHINDTFTPRKYKFFWIIVPSPLCGQTGHQLNSYSTHKVIWILVAGYLTKNT, encoded by the exons ATGTTTCGGCTGCT ACTTGAAGAACATCTTACCGAAACCAGGGATTATGATATCCAAGGTACTGCCGCTCCACAAACACTCAAGACCAAAGCCACTGAGGTCCAGTCTGCGGCCAATACACTTCAATCCGCTGCTCAGAGTGCCGGTGCTGGTGCTGTCAATACTGCAGCCTCAACACTAGCCACTAAGGCAGGAGAGCTTAACACTGCAGCCAATAATATAAGTGGTGGTGGTCTTGAAGCACTTAGAGTTCAAGCCCAAGCTCTTGCTACAGCAGCCGGCAGTAGCACTAATAATAAAGGTCTATATGCTGCTGCAAATGATCTAGCTGGTGCTCCTGATGTTGGCAAGGCCATAGCAGTAATAACTGCATTCAAAAATGTTACAGCTAAGTACAATGATCTGTCAACTCATCCGACATACAAACAAAATAAACCATCACAAGGATCAACACCAGGTGAAGAAACTCCACAGGGAAAGGTCAATGCGGTTGAAACCGCCTGGACCCATGTCAAAGAACACTTCCAAGCACTCTGCATGGCACTCATCAAAGAGTTTGCAAATCAGGTGGCCACAAACGCCACACAACTAGCCGGCGGTACTGGTAATCATGATCATGCCACCAATGTGATAAACTGTTTCGACGTAGTTGTTAGGGCATACAATGAACTAAGTAATCCTGATAACATGGACATGGCCCTAGAAATACAGACTCAGGCCGCATCAATAAGTTCTAATGCTGCTGATAGTACTACACTTTCAACTCCAGCCAATCATCTAAATAGTGCAGCAGAAACACTCAGTGGTGAAAAGACTGTAGCTAATGCCCAAGCCTTCAAAAACGAATATGACGCATTCAAAGACATAGCCAACTCCACCATCGAAATCACAACCGTCAGCAGCAACAACAAAAACATCGAAGTTACCAATCTACCTCACATCAATGATACGTTCACTCCCAGAAAGTATAAATTCTTCTGGATCATAGTTCCATCTCCACTATGTGGTCAGACTGGTCACCAACTAAATTCGTATTCCACTCACAAAGTAATATGGATTTTGGTGGCTGGGTACCTTACAAAGAACACGTAG
- a CDS encoding ribosomal protein S2, putative (chr2.cand.425 - ribosomal protein s2), with protein MAERGGFGSGFGRGRGRRSNRNKPMEDDFKSWVPVTKLGRLVHAGLITSMEQIYLHSIPVKEFQIVDYFFQPERSEHKLVDDVVKIVPVQKQTNAGQRTRFKAFVAVGDCNGHVGLGSKCAKEVATAIRGAIISAKLSLVPVRMGYWGNMIGDPHTVPMKVSGKCGSVRVRLVPAPRGTQIVGAPTTKKLLQFAGIKDCFSTSKGSTKTRGNFLKAVFAALKSTYGYLTPDLWDKTELQPSIYEEFSSFLLTK; from the exons ATGGCAG AAAGAGGTGGCTTTGGTTCCGGATTTGGACGTGGAAGAGGACGTCGTTCTAATCGTAATAAGCCCATGGAGGATGATTTTAAGTCATGGGTCCCAGTAACTAAGTTGGGACGTTTAGTACACGCAGGTTTAATCACCTCAATGGAGCAGATTTATCTCCATAGTATCCCAGTGAAGGAGTTTCAGATCGTAGACTACTTCTTCCAACCAGAGCGTAGCGAACATAAACTTGTAGATGACGTTGTTAAAATCGTCCCAGTACAGAAGCAGACAAACGCAGGTCAGAGAACTCGATTTAAGGCATTTGTGGCTGTTGGAGACTGCAACGGTCATGTGGGTTTGGGAAGTAAATGCGCAAAGGAAGTTGCTACCGCAATTAGGGGCGCAATTATTTCTGCTAAGCTTTCATTAGTGCCAGTTAGGATGGGATACTGGGGAAATATGATTGGAGATCCACATACAGTTCCTATGAAAGTGTCAGGAAAGTGTGGGTCAGTAAGGGTTAGGTTAGTTCCAGCACCCAGAGGTACTCAGATTGTGGGTGCTCCCACTACCAAGAAGTTATTACAGTTTGCTGGAATTAAGGACTGTTTCAGCACTAGCAAAGGTTCAACAAAGACCAGAGGTAACTTCCTCAAAGCTGTCTTCGCAGCTTTAAAGAGTACTTATGGATATCTCACACCTGATCTTTGGGACAAAACTGAATTACAACCTTCCATATATGAAGAGTTCTCATCCTTCctattaactaaataa
- a CDS encoding uncharacterized protein (chr2.C.cand.87 - signal peptide;~secreted protein, putative;~Signal peptide predicted for TA15055 by SignalP 2.0 HMM (Signal peptide probability 0.902, signal anchor probability 0.000) with cleavage site probability 0.732 between residues 17 and 18), producing the protein MKLLIFLYLKLLILIECRKVFDIDDEYLSNNLIKDDQSSFILYRLTLSDVPSFTNAEDFKVDLLASQFIIMIPSHLIFYPEFNVSLLSANKKLSTWYFTHLYNYLYNNCLTLIYYCLGKYLLEFPKSLTLLHRFLRLDNLSIDSAGDQPNEGLRGKAGTLYDRANALYGAIPGAESAPGKQEAKALKDAVGAGELSGLTQALANLAGANAGNLPTLAKDAKDKYNDVKSKFEAVQKQKAEGKYTEYQDEYGKVEKAWNAFNNLYKEALKAEISTSILIKELQTAAKALQNKANSDGNLDTLKGHAGQLATNAGLLASSPSSSTATNVIENYDSLETEYNGLNTEKDKVSKEFEAVKHIYNRMLNIKKAGKLKDQVGDGNDEKIWKKAKELYTRADNLANASGLQPSDPPEQKELKEELKGLATALATAVGKDDTAEDSLQKALKELKDHNGDSTPEQKGELVRKAKEVIKHYDAVKEAYENVKAKQTQYTTALSDGEKTKYTEVESKFTQLQQAYDEGKCKDITPIYDKESIR; encoded by the exons atgaaattattaatttttttatatttaaaattattaatattaattgagTGTCGAAAAGTGTTTGACATAGATGATGAATATTTGTCTAATAACCTTATAAAAGATGATCAGAGttcttttatattatatcGCCTTACATTATCTGATGTTCCTTCTTTTACAAATGCTGAAGATTTTAAAGTTGACCTTTTGGCTTCACAATTTATCATT ATGATACCAAGtcatttaatattctatCCAGAATTTAACGTTTCACTACTTTCAGCTAATAAGAAATTATCTACTTGgtattttacacatttatataattatttatataacaaTTGTTTAAcattgatttattattgtttaggcaaatatttattagaattcCCAAAGTCTTTAACTTTACTCCACAGATTCTTAAGACTTGACAATTTATCAAT AGACTCAGCTGGTGATCAGCCTAACGAAGGACTCCGAGGAAAGGCCGGAACACTATATGATAGAGCCAATGCACTATACGGTGCAATACCTGGTGCTGAAAGTGCTCCTGGTAAACAAGAAGCTAAAGCACTTAAAGATGCTGTCGGTGCTGGTGAACTCAGTGGACTCACACAGGCACTCGCTAATCTTGCAGGTGCTAATGCTGGTAATCTACCTACTCTGGCCAAAGATGCTAAAGATAAATACAATGATGTCAAATCTAAATTCGAAGCAGTTCAGAAACAAAAAGCAGAAGGTAAATATACCGAGTATCAAGATGAATATGGTAAAGTTGAGAAGGCATGGAATGCTTTTAATAATCTCTATAAGGAGGCTTTGAAGGCTGAAATTAGTACAAGTATTCTCATAA AGGAATTACAGACTGCTGCCAAAGCACTTCAAAACAAGGCTAACAGTGATGGTAATCTTGATACACTTAAAGGTCATGCCGGACAGCTAGCCACAAACGCAGGACTTCTAGCCAGTAGTCCTAGTTCTAGTACTGCCACTAACGTAATAGAAAACTACGACAGTCTAGAAACTGAATACAATGGACTCAATACTGAGAAGGATAAGGTCTCCAAGGAGTTCGAAGCTGTCAAACATATATACAACAGAATGCTCAATATTAAGAAGGCCGGAAAACTTAAAGATCAAGTTGGTGATGGTAATGATGAAAAGATCTGGAAGAAAGCTAAAGAACTATACACAAGAGCCGACAACCTAGCCAATGCCTCTGGACTTCAACCTAGTGATCCTCCTGAACAAAAAGAACTTAAAGAAGAACTCAAAGGACTTGCCACCGCACTTGCTACTGCTGTAGGAAAAGATGATACAGCTGAAGATTCTCTCCAAAAAGCCCTCAAAGAACTCAAAGACCATAATGGCGACAGTACTCCTGAACAGAAGGGTGAACTAGTAAGGAAGGCCAAAGAGGTCATCAAACATTATGACGCTGTCAAAGAAGCCTACGAAAATGTTAAGGCAAAACAAACTCAATACACCACAGCTCTTTCTGATGGTGAAAAAACTAAATACACCGAAGTTGAATCTAAATTCACTCAACTTCAACAAGCCTACGACGAAGGAAAGTGTAAGGATATCACTCCTATCTATGACAAGGAATCCATTAGATAA
- a CDS encoding Tpr-related protein family member, putative (chr2.cand.428 - score = 39.12), with translation MLIISRIKNKAIAFHTAAKKLQQEAKSALEGTPLKKLQTAANHEMTTLVQTADGLKKEAEKLDKATDSDIVKKYLAVARYYKALADKKEFTEALTDPSSKDTVEKVTKKFDALQKSYENVLKLRVQELAKKSETLKNVADTLGTQVAELSTQATQLATAASNGSHGLKEKAADLVNAIKTDSQIVTNAIDVIKQFEAVTDKYEELTTAADSGGHKDKPAVKAVDTAYTDLNKHYDTILNVKKATTLKGEVGNGSDDKILKKAKDLYTKASLLAGAPGLSSQPEDTQKAELKKLAEALKTAVGASVAEGLQGALNQLKSATNDALIVEKALEVIKHYGLVKDAYDAVKAKETQYTTALKGTGGKDETDKYTDVTSGFLALQFCPP, from the coding sequence ATGCTCATCATCTCTAGGATCAAGAATAAGGCAATAGCATTTCACACTGCGGCCAAAAAACTTCAACAAGAGGCTAAGAGTGCTCTTGAGGGTACTCCACTCAAAAAACTTCAAACTGCTGCCAATCATGAAATGACTACTCTAGTTCAGACAGCCGACGGACTTAAAAAAGAGGCTGAAAAGCTAGATAAGGCAACTGACTCTGACATCGTAAAGAAGTACCTAGCTGTGGCAAGATATTACAAAGCACTTGCAGACAAGAAAGAATTCACAGAAGCACTAACAGACCCTTCATCTAAAGATACAGTAGAAAAAGTCACCAAAAAGTTTGACGCCCTTCAGAAGTCCTATGAAAACGTCCTCAAACTTAGGGTTCAGGAACTAGCCAAAAAATCAGAAACCCTTAAAAATGTAGCCGATACACTAGGTACTCAAGTTGCTGAACTTAGTACTCAAGCCACTCAACTAGCTACTGCAGCCAGTAATGGTAGTCATGGTCTTAAAGAGAAAGCAGCAGATCTAGTTAATGCTATCAAAACTGATTCACAAATTGTTACCAATGCCATTGACGTCATAAAACAATTCGAAGCAGTCACAGATAAGTACGAAGAACTAACAACTGCAGCTGATTCAGGTGGTCATAAAGATAAACCTGCAGTTAAAGCTGTTGATACTGCCTACACTGATCTCAATAAACACTACGATACTATTCTGAACGTAAAGAAGGCCACCACACTTAAGGGTGAAGTTGGTAATGGTAGTGATGATAAGATCCTTAAGAAGGCCAAAGACCTATATACTAAAGCCAGCTTACTAGCCGGTGCCCCTGGGCTATCTAGTCAACCTGAAGATACTCAAAAAGCCGAACTCAAAAAACTTGCAGAAGCACTCAAGACTGCAGTAGGAGCCAGTGTTGCCGAAGGTCTCCAAGGGGCCCTCAATCAACTCAAATCTGCTACTAATGATGCACTAATTGTTGAAAAGGCCCTGGAGGTAATCAAACATTACGGTTTGGTCAAAGATGCCTACGATGCTGTTAAGGCAAAAGAAACTCAATACACTACTGCTCTTAAAGGTACTGGTGGTAAAGATGAAACAGACAAATACACCGATGTTACATCTGGTTTCCTAGCACTTCAATTCTGTCCACCTTGA